The Hymenobacter sp. DG01 sequence TCGCCTTTAGTACCGTCAAGTAATTCGTAGGAACCGGGGGTAAATTCGCGTTGTGCCAAACATGCTGAAGGCAATAGAACAGCAAGGCATACGTAGAGAAGACGCATGGAAAAAGAATAGTACTTTATTAGAGTATGATGAAAAATTAAAACCGTAAGGGAATTAAGAGTAGCTACACGCTTACATCAGCGGCGGCTTCCTGCTGTAGCTCCACGGTTTCCTCTTTCCCTAGGTAGCGGTCAATGAGAAAGTGGGCTAGATACAGCACCGGTGTGAGCAGGATGGCCGCCGCGAATTTATACCAGTAGTTGGTGTTTGCCACGCTTAGTACCTGCTCAAATGTCCAGTTGCCGAACACGTAGAACGCCACGAACAAGACCACGAAGGAATCGACGAGTTGGGAAATAAGCGTGGAGCCCGTGGCGCGCAGCCACACGTAGCGCCCGCCCGCTACCCTTCTGAACCACTGAAACACGGAGGCATCCAGCACCTGTCCGATAATAAAGGCCGTAATAGAGCCGATGATAATGCCCAGGCCCTGGCGGAAAATGCTTTGGTAGGCAAACTCGATGTTGAATGGCCGGCCCTGGGCGTCCTTGCTATTGACATCGAGCCAGAACTGGGCCGGGGGCAGCTTGGTGGTGGCCAGAATGACAAGGAAGGCATACAGAATCAGGCCCACCGTGAGGAAGCTCACGCGCAGTACGCCCTGTCGCCCGAAGTACTCATTGATAATATCGGTGGTGATGAATACTACGGGCCAGATAATGACGCCCGCTGTCAGGTTGCCGGGCAAACCCAGCAGGGCATCCACCGAAAAAATCTTAACTCCGATTATTTCCGCCAGCAGCGCATTGACAATGAAAATGCCGCTAAGGACCAGGTAAAGCTGCTGTTTCTTTTGGGTAAACGAAGGGGCCATGAGAGGGGAGAAAACGGGTGCGGAGCGGAAAAGTGCTACCCCCAGCCGGGGGCGCAACCTCAAACCAGCAAGCAGGCGCTAGGGTTATTCGGCCACGCTTACGCTGAGGCCTTCCACGGCCAGCTCCGTCCACTCGAACATGGTTTTGGCTTCAGCCAGCAGGGGCTGCAGGTCGCGGTAGCGGCTGGAGAAGTGCCCGATCAGCAGGCGGTGCACCTCGGCGCGGCGGGCCAGCAGCCCCGCCTGGCGGGCCGTAGAGTGGTGGGTTACCAGCGCTCGGTCGCGCAAATCATCCAGGAAAGTAGCCTCGTGGTAGAGCAGGTCCACGCCGCGTACCAGGTCGGCCAGGCTTTCGGTGTAGAGGGTATCGGAGCAGTAGGCGTAGCTGCGGGCATGCTTGGGCTCCTGGGTTACGCTCAGGTTCTGAAGCAGCAGCTGGCCCTGCTCATCGCGCACATCGTCGCCGAGGGTGAGGGCGTTCAGCTGCTGGGGCGTGAGGCCGGCGGGCAGCAGATCAGGCAGCAGGCGGCGGCGCTTGGGCTTTTCCCGGAACAGATAGCCGCAGCACGGGATGCGGTGGCGCATGGGCAGCGTGTGCACCGTCAGGTTTTTATCCTCAAACACCTGCACGTGCTGGGTGGTATCAACGGGCGTGAATTCCAGCTCGAAGCTCAGGTGGGTGTAGGAGTGCCGGAACTGGGCGGTGAGTACCTCATCGAGGCCGGGAGGGCCAAACAGGCGCAGGGGCTCGGTGCGGCCATTGAGGTGCATGGTGCCGAGCAGTCCGAAAAGCCCGAAAAAATGGTCGCCGTGGAGGTGGCTGATGAAAATGGTTTGGATGCGCTGGTGCCGGATTTTGTGCTCCATCAGCCGGCGCTGGGTGTCTTCGCCACAGTCAATGAGGTAGGGCGTGTTGCCCACCGTCAGGACCTGCGCCGTATGGTGGCGGTCCATGAACGGGGTAGCAGAGGCACTGCCCAGAATTTTCAGCTCAAACTCCAAAATCAGCCGGGGGCTATCAGCGGGGTGGCTGGCAGCCGGGTTAGTGAAAGAAAGGCGACAGGCGGCTGGAAGCAGCTGCTGCCGGAAAAGAAAAAGCTGCTGGCCGGTAGCCATTAGCCCGAAAACTAACCGCTAACAGCCAACAGCCAAACAGCTCGAAAAAGCTTATTCTTTGCTGGTCAGGTCCCGCTCAATGGCGTGCAGAAAAATGCGGTCAATGCCTTCTTCCACCGTGGGCAAAATGTGCAGTACCGACTCCAGCTTGCTGATAGTGATGAGCTTCATCACGTGGTCCTGCAGACCGGTCAGCACCAGCAAACCACCGGTGGAGTTGCACAAGCGGTTGGCAATCAGGATAGAGCTCAGTCCCGACGAATCGGTGTATTTTACGTTGCTCAGGTCCAGAATCAGGTTGTTGATGCCCTCGGCATTCAGCTTCACGAACTCCGATTTCAGATCCGGCGCAACAGTAGTGTCGAGCTTTTTCTCGTCAATCGTGATAATCGTGTAGGTCTCTTTTTTATCTATTGAGTACTTCATACCGCAGGTCGTTCGGTGGTTATAGGAGTTGCGAAGGTAACAAAAAAACTATTTGGGCGTGAATTGGCAGTGAAGGATGCAAAAACTGCGGTAGAGCTGCCTTAAAGCCGCTTTTTTGGAGCAACGCCAAAGGTCAGGGTAGTCCAGGTGCTCAACCAGTCGGCCGCCCGGCCCGCCGGAGCGGCTACCATCCGGACGGAACTGACCAGGTATTCACCCGGCCCGGATATACGAAACAGCACCCGCCCGTTTTGGTTACTGCGCAGCGTAGTTAGTAAGACCCGCGCGGTAGCGGGGCGCTGCCACAGGCGCACCAGCTGCCCGGCTACGGGCCGCCCATCGGAGAGCACCCGCACGGTCAGGCTACCGCCAACGGGCAGAGTGGCAGGGTTTTGCTCGGGTACCAGTTCCAGGGGCAGCCCCACGGCGCGGCTCCAGGGCCGGGCCGTATCGGTGGGGGTAGGGGTTCCTACCTGAATCAGAGTTTTGGCGCAGCGGCGGTAGGCTTCGCGGCCGGGCTGTGTTTGCTGGCCCCGCTGCTGGCGCAGGGCCAGCACGTAATCCAGCTGCTCGGCTTGCAGATAGGCCGTAAAATCGGGGGCTGAGAGGGTGGTGAAGGCATCGGTGGTAGCCAGGGCCACCAGGTGGGTGCCCGGCTGCCGGAGCGTGAGGGTGGTAGCCAGCGTATCGGTGGCGGTAGCCAGGGGCAGCAGGTTGGCTGGCGCGGCTCCCGGAGCCAGGTGCACCAAGTGAGTTACGCGGCTGCTTTTGCCCGCCCACGCCTCGCCCCGGAAGTTCTGGCCCACCAGCCGCCGCAGGTGCACGGCTGTGCCGGGCGGCACGAAAAAACGGGCCGGCTCCAGCCAGAACTCGCGGGCCAGCGCGGTGCCTGCCAACAGGCTGATAGCGGCGAAGAGCAGCAGCGGATAGATGGTATAGAGCTTACTCATAGCATGATAGGTAGGCGAGGAGGAGGGGCAACGGGTGAGCTGCCGGGCTTAGGTAACAAAATTATGGCCGAGCTCAACATTTTGCAGACCTGTTGGTCTTGTCGATATCTGTTTAATGTTTCACCCAAAAAAGTTAAACAAAATGCGTAATTCTTTCAGAAGTATGTCGTTTCTGCGCGTGCTGGCCTTGTGGTTGTGCGGCGCCGTTACCGTGGGGCTGGCTTCCTGCGACGACGATGATGACACCATGACCGGCAGCGGGGCACAGAACATCGTGCAGGTAGCCCAGGGCAACCCGGCCTTCAGCACGCTGGTGGCGGCCGTCACGAAGGCCGACCTAGGAACTACGCTTACCGGAGCCGGGCCGTTCACGGTGTTTGCGCCTACTAATGATGCCTTTGCCAAGCTGCCTGCCCCGTTTAACAGCGCCGCCAACATCACGGCCATTACCGATCAGAACCAAATCAGTCAGCTGCGCGGTATCCTGCTCTACCATGTAGTAGGGGCCGATATTTCCGCCGCCAGCATCCCGAACGGCGCCAGCACCCGCACCACAGCCCGCCCGGCCACCACGGTAGGCGGCGCGGCCATCAACGATAACACCCTATACCTGACCAAAAATAGCACGGGCGTATTCATCAACGGCAACACCCGCGTGGTTACGGCCGACGTAGACGCCAGCAACGGCACCATCCATGCCATCGACAACGTGCTGATGCCGCCCACCCAGACTATTGCCGCTTTGGTGGTCGCCAGCGCCACCCGCGCTACCAACCCCGAGTTTACCTTGTTGCTTCAGGCCCTGCAGCGCCCTGCCGCGGCCGCAGTGCTGACAGCCGCCGGTGATGCCAGCGCCAACGTAACGGTATTCGCGCCCACCGATGCCGCTTTCCGCGCCCTGTTGGGTACGGCCCAGCTGAGCTCGGTTTCTGATGCGGATCTGGTAGCCATTCTGTCGCGCCACGTAATTGCCACGGGCCGCGTGTTCTCCTCTGATCTGGCTCCCGGCACTGTAGCTACCCTGGGTGGCAACGTAACCGTGGCCTCCGCTGGTAGCGGCTTTACCATCCGGGGCGGGAGCGGTACGGCTGCCAACATTACCACGGCCAACCTGCTGGCTACGAATGGGGTAGTGCACGTCATCGACCAGGTAATTCGTCCCTAAGCGGCGCCCTGCCCTCTCCGGTTTAAGAAAACTCACTACACAGAAAAGCCCGGCTCTCTTTGGAGGGCCGGGCTTTTTTATTTCTAAGCCAACTAAGTCTTACTGCCGTTCCAGAGCCAGCTGGTAGGCGCGGTCGTAGTGCACGCGCAGGTTTTTCCAGTCGAAGAGCTCGGCGGAGCTTTCCACGTTGTTGCGCTGCATAATTCGCTCGCGACGGTTGAGCTGCACGAATTGCCAAAGCATGTCGGTCAGCTCCTCGGCAGCTTCATCAAAGCTCTTTTCCTGGCGTTGTACCACGAAAATGCCCTTTTCCTCGTGCTGGGGAACGGTTTGCATCACGTAGTCGCCGAAGCCGGAGAGGTCAGAAGTAATGGCCGGTACGCCGCGGGCCACGCACTCCAGCGGAGTGTAGCCCCAGGGCTCGTAGTAGCTCGGGAAGATGCCCAGGTGGCAACCCCGCACAAACTGCCCGTACTCCATGCCAAACAGCGGTGAAGTAGGCGACACGAAATCGGGGTGATACACGATTTTTACCCGGTCGTGCTTGTTGTTGACCAGGTTGGCGCGGCGCAGGAAGTTCAGGATGTCGTCGCCGGCATCATCTACCAGGTTGTGGGTGATGACGGGGGGTAGGGTGCTGGTTTTCCAGCTCTGCAGGGTGCGGCGGTAGCGCAGCTTCCAGTAATCATCTACCAGGGCATCGAGGTCGGGCAGGCGGTAGTCGGTGCTGGCGGAAGCGGCGTAGAACAGCCGCTCGCCCACCTGCCGCTCAATGGCTTCGCAGGTAGCGTGCACCTCGTCGAGAATGGCCCGGCTCTGCAGAATCTGGGGGTTGATGCTGTGGAAAGGCCGCTTCGTGATAAAGAACATGACCACCTGGCCTTCCAGTCCGCTCTGCTGTAGGCGGTAGTTGAGGCGGGCCAGGGCCTCCAGGGTTAGGTCGAAACCCTTGTTGTGGTACTCGTAGCGTCCGCTCGTGAATAGGTACAGCGTGTTATCCAGATCAAACGAGTAGCTCTGGAAAAAGTGCGCCATCACGAACTCGTGAATCTTGGTCTTATACTGCTGGTGCAGGTTCTGGAACTCGTGCAGGGCCACAAACCGCTCAATATTGAGGCCGTTGGGCAGCACCGCATCCGGAATCCGGTCGAGCAGATAAATACATTCCCGCACCGTCAGCTCGCTCACGGTGGTGAAGACGTGCGAGCCATGTGCGGCGGCCCGCTCCATGGTTACGGCCGGCTCAATGTTGAAGTGCCGGGCCTCCGCGTTCCAGTCAACCTGCATGAGGTGGTCGTAGAAGTTGGGGTCGTTCATGGCCAGGTAACGGCCCAGCAGGGTGGCGTGGGTCGTAAACACCAGGTGCACCGGCACTTGGTCGCGGCGTAGGCCCGGAATGGCTACCCCCGTCATCCACTCATGGAAGTGGGCTATCAGCCGTTGGGGCGGCACCACCTCGGCGGTCAGGATTTCCAGAAACGTTTTCGCCAGCTCACCAAAGGCTACTACCTGGTGGAGCAGGTCGTCGTTGTCGGGGGTAGGGATGTGGTGATGATTCCAGAGGTCGGCCTTTATCTGGCCCAGACGGGGGTAGGCCTGGAAGGGGTTGATGAGCACCACCCGGGGCCGGCCGGTTACCAGCCAGATGCCCATGCACACATCGTAGCCCTGCTGGCGCATCTGACGTACGGCCCCGGCAAACGGGTCATCGAGAGCTGCCAACTGCTGATCATCAAAGGGCTCAAACTCGCCCTGGGCCTGGTTAGCGAAGTAAGGGCCCAGCAGGCAGTATCGGTCGTCCCAGCCCTGCACGGTGGCGGGTACTTTGCTGCGAATAACGGTGTAGATGCCTCCTACCTGATTGCAAACCTCCCAGGCCACTTCTACCAGCAGCGCATCGGGAGCAATCGGGACGGGGGTAGGAACGGGAACTTGCATAGAGTGGGAATTGGGCGAGAGAGGGCAAGATAGGTTTCCGGGTGGGTTCGGCTAGCCTATTCCTACGCGAGAAGCAAAAAAATGTGGGGTTTAGCCCCGCCATCTGCCTTTCACAGGCACATTGCGCGGCCAAACCCCACGGGGCAGCGGGCCAAAGCAGATTTACTCAGGCTCCTGGGAAAGAATCAGTACCGAGTACGGGGCCAGCCCGAAGGTGCCGTGGAAAGGCTGGTCGTCGTACACGCCTTCTTCGGCTTGGGTATCCACGCTTTCAAAGTTGCCGAACTCGTGGTCGTAGCCTTCCCAGTCGGAATTGAAGCGCACGCGCCAGTGGCCGCCGCGGGGCAGGCCAATGGTGTAGGCCGGGTGGGCGCGGTCGGCGAAGTTGCAGAGCACCACGGTGGTGTCGCCGGGGCCGCCCTGGTCGCGGCGGATAAAGGTCAGAATCTTGTCTTCGTTGTTGAGGTGGGAAATATCCACGCTCTGGCCCAGCAGGCCGCGGGTGTGGCCGCTTAAGTTGCGCCGCAGCCCTATCAGGTCTTTGTACAGGCGCACCAGGCCGGCATGAGTTTCGGCCCGACTCCAATCCAGGGGCTGGTCGTCGGAGAAAGAGCCATCGGCTAGCATGGTTTGGCCCTGAAAAATCATCGGGATGCCAGGAGCGGTGAACACCAGGGCCGCGCCCAGCGTCGAGCGTTTCTTCGGGAACCAGGAGGCCGCGTTGCCGGGCATGATTTCCTCCGTCACGCGGGCCTTGCCGTTGGCTACCTCATCGTGCGACTCGGTGTAGATGACGCGCTGGAAGGCGTCGTCGTTGTACCGGTTGCAGATGGCCTGGGCCACGGCTTCCATGTTGCGGTCGGCGTCTTCGGGGGTGACCAGCGCGTCCCGGATGGGGTACACAAAGCCAGCATCCCACTGGGCCGAGAAGCCCTGCCCCTCGTGCTCCGGGGCGCGGGTAATGTACTCGTTGCCCAGCAGGTCTTCGGCAATGGTGATTTTCCAGGGCATGGTGCCCCGGATTTCCTCATTGATCCAGCGCATCAGGCTCCAGCCCTCGGGCAGGTCGCGGGAGGCATCGGAGGTGCCATCTACGTTGCGGATGTGTGCAATGGCGTCGCAGCGTAGGCCATCCACGCGGTATTCTTCCAGCCACATCAAGGCGTTGTCGCGGATGTAGCGGCGCACGGCGTCGCGGCCGTAGTCGGGGCGGTTGTGGCCCCAGGGCGTTTCAGCGCGCCAGTCGTTGTAGAAATAGATGCCGCCGCCGTCGTTTTCGCTCCAGCCGTCAAACTGCCACAGGTCCAGGTCGCCGGGCCCGAAGTGGTTGTACACCACGTCCAGAATAACAGCAATGCCGCGTCGGTGGGCTGCTTTGATAAATTCTTTGAACGCCACGGCCCCGCCGTAATCGGTTTCGATGGCGAAGGGGTGGGCTGGGTTGTAGCCCCACGAAAGGCTGCCCGGAAACTCGGTGGCCGGCATAATTTCCACGGCATTCACACCCAGGTTTTCCAGGTAATCCAGCTTTTCGATGGCGTCATAGAAGTTGCCGGGGCGGGTAGGGTCGGGGGCGTGGAAGGTGCCCACGTGCAGCTCATAAATCACCAGCTCATTCCAAGCCGGCATCTGAAACTGGTCGTCTTCCCAATCAAACGTGGGGTCGGGCACCACTGAGTTGCCCGCCGAGTGCGTGACTTCGCGGGCGTAGGGGTCGTTGCGCTGCAGCTCGCCGGTGGGGGTAGTGAGGTGAAATTTGTACTCAGCGCCGGGGCCCAGGTCGGGGAAATCGGCAGCCCAGTAGCCGTCGGCTTCAAGGGTAAGGGGGTGGGTAGTAGAATCCCAGTCGTTGAAGGGACCTACCAGGGCTACAGCGGTGGCAGCCGGAGCCCATACGCGGAACGTGGTACCGTTTTCGTGCGGAAGCGCGCCCATGCCGGCTTGCAGCACAGGAGCAGAAGGGGAGTCAGTTGCAGGCATTGGTTGTCAGAAGAAAAGAGCCGATAAGCTCGACAACCGCTCATACTGCCTGCGCCGGGGTTAGGTTGTTGCGGCCCGGGCAGGAGCCTGATTCTTAAATAGTAAACGGTAATTGCGGAAGTAAGGAAATATGCGGTGCTTAGGCTCATGAATACTGCTACCCACCCCGGTC is a genomic window containing:
- a CDS encoding STAS domain-containing protein, coding for MKYSIDKKETYTIITIDEKKLDTTVAPDLKSEFVKLNAEGINNLILDLSNVKYTDSSGLSSILIANRLCNSTGGLLVLTGLQDHVMKLITISKLESVLHILPTVEEGIDRIFLHAIERDLTSKE
- a CDS encoding queuosine precursor transporter is translated as MAPSFTQKKQQLYLVLSGIFIVNALLAEIIGVKIFSVDALLGLPGNLTAGVIIWPVVFITTDIINEYFGRQGVLRVSFLTVGLILYAFLVILATTKLPPAQFWLDVNSKDAQGRPFNIEFAYQSIFRQGLGIIIGSITAFIIGQVLDASVFQWFRRVAGGRYVWLRATGSTLISQLVDSFVVLFVAFYVFGNWTFEQVLSVANTNYWYKFAAAILLTPVLYLAHFLIDRYLGKEETVELQQEAAADVSV
- a CDS encoding ribonuclease Z, producing the protein MATGQQLFLFRQQLLPAACRLSFTNPAASHPADSPRLILEFELKILGSASATPFMDRHHTAQVLTVGNTPYLIDCGEDTQRRLMEHKIRHQRIQTIFISHLHGDHFFGLFGLLGTMHLNGRTEPLRLFGPPGLDEVLTAQFRHSYTHLSFELEFTPVDTTQHVQVFEDKNLTVHTLPMRHRIPCCGYLFREKPKRRRLLPDLLPAGLTPQQLNALTLGDDVRDEQGQLLLQNLSVTQEPKHARSYAYCSDTLYTESLADLVRGVDLLYHEATFLDDLRDRALVTHHSTARQAGLLARRAEVHRLLIGHFSSRYRDLQPLLAEAKTMFEWTELAVEGLSVSVAE
- a CDS encoding DUF4198 domain-containing protein; the protein is MSKLYTIYPLLLFAAISLLAGTALAREFWLEPARFFVPPGTAVHLRRLVGQNFRGEAWAGKSSRVTHLVHLAPGAAPANLLPLATATDTLATTLTLRQPGTHLVALATTDAFTTLSAPDFTAYLQAEQLDYVLALRQQRGQQTQPGREAYRRCAKTLIQVGTPTPTDTARPWSRAVGLPLELVPEQNPATLPVGGSLTVRVLSDGRPVAGQLVRLWQRPATARVLLTTLRSNQNGRVLFRISGPGEYLVSSVRMVAAPAGRAADWLSTWTTLTFGVAPKKRL
- a CDS encoding fasciclin domain-containing protein, whose protein sequence is MSFLRVLALWLCGAVTVGLASCDDDDDTMTGSGAQNIVQVAQGNPAFSTLVAAVTKADLGTTLTGAGPFTVFAPTNDAFAKLPAPFNSAANITAITDQNQISQLRGILLYHVVGADISAASIPNGASTRTTARPATTVGGAAINDNTLYLTKNSTGVFINGNTRVVTADVDASNGTIHAIDNVLMPPTQTIAALVVASATRATNPEFTLLLQALQRPAAAAVLTAAGDASANVTVFAPTDAAFRALLGTAQLSSVSDADLVAILSRHVIATGRVFSSDLAPGTVATLGGNVTVASAGSGFTIRGGSGTAANITTANLLATNGVVHVIDQVIRP
- a CDS encoding glycosyltransferase, whose protein sequence is MQVPVPTPVPIAPDALLVEVAWEVCNQVGGIYTVIRSKVPATVQGWDDRYCLLGPYFANQAQGEFEPFDDQQLAALDDPFAGAVRQMRQQGYDVCMGIWLVTGRPRVVLINPFQAYPRLGQIKADLWNHHHIPTPDNDDLLHQVVAFGELAKTFLEILTAEVVPPQRLIAHFHEWMTGVAIPGLRRDQVPVHLVFTTHATLLGRYLAMNDPNFYDHLMQVDWNAEARHFNIEPAVTMERAAAHGSHVFTTVSELTVRECIYLLDRIPDAVLPNGLNIERFVALHEFQNLHQQYKTKIHEFVMAHFFQSYSFDLDNTLYLFTSGRYEYHNKGFDLTLEALARLNYRLQQSGLEGQVVMFFITKRPFHSINPQILQSRAILDEVHATCEAIERQVGERLFYAASASTDYRLPDLDALVDDYWKLRYRRTLQSWKTSTLPPVITHNLVDDAGDDILNFLRRANLVNNKHDRVKIVYHPDFVSPTSPLFGMEYGQFVRGCHLGIFPSYYEPWGYTPLECVARGVPAITSDLSGFGDYVMQTVPQHEEKGIFVVQRQEKSFDEAAEELTDMLWQFVQLNRRERIMQRNNVESSAELFDWKNLRVHYDRAYQLALERQ
- a CDS encoding alpha-amylase family glycosyl hydrolase produces the protein MPATDSPSAPVLQAGMGALPHENGTTFRVWAPAATAVALVGPFNDWDSTTHPLTLEADGYWAADFPDLGPGAEYKFHLTTPTGELQRNDPYAREVTHSAGNSVVPDPTFDWEDDQFQMPAWNELVIYELHVGTFHAPDPTRPGNFYDAIEKLDYLENLGVNAVEIMPATEFPGSLSWGYNPAHPFAIETDYGGAVAFKEFIKAAHRRGIAVILDVVYNHFGPGDLDLWQFDGWSENDGGGIYFYNDWRAETPWGHNRPDYGRDAVRRYIRDNALMWLEEYRVDGLRCDAIAHIRNVDGTSDASRDLPEGWSLMRWINEEIRGTMPWKITIAEDLLGNEYITRAPEHEGQGFSAQWDAGFVYPIRDALVTPEDADRNMEAVAQAICNRYNDDAFQRVIYTESHDEVANGKARVTEEIMPGNAASWFPKKRSTLGAALVFTAPGIPMIFQGQTMLADGSFSDDQPLDWSRAETHAGLVRLYKDLIGLRRNLSGHTRGLLGQSVDISHLNNEDKILTFIRRDQGGPGDTTVVLCNFADRAHPAYTIGLPRGGHWRVRFNSDWEGYDHEFGNFESVDTQAEEGVYDDQPFHGTFGLAPYSVLILSQEPE